A single region of the Pseudomonas marginalis genome encodes:
- a CDS encoding glycosyltransferase family 4 protein, translating to MRIGLDYRTVGTSPQSGISRQVYALESALHTLPGIELERFTVAPLVDETRLQAHCPAWGCAKTAMHQPQNRLRFEAGFLPRALREERIDLYISTFNMGLPLPPKPKGLRTVVLLHDLFQITLDNYHANRLKALIYKTSDRLSIAYAVHSADRVWTPSQYSADETARLFPKAVGKIRVLPNQVDGFAGLVADLSRHQLPERYWLLVGTRELRKNVPFLVDAWQQARRQSPSVPELVLVGSLEHLPEAQRTLPGIRALSGVSDAELQALYRQASRLWQPSYAEGFGLPVIEALSVGTPVAVASGTSLDEITPPSAPRFSPIDGPALVQLMLSLGARPDEDCAEQRRLWAQRFNHHAYRQRLAELIEELQ from the coding sequence ATGCGTATAGGCCTGGATTACCGCACCGTCGGCACCTCGCCGCAATCGGGCATCAGCCGCCAGGTGTACGCACTGGAAAGCGCCCTGCACACCTTGCCGGGCATCGAGCTTGAACGGTTTACCGTGGCACCACTGGTCGATGAAACGCGCCTGCAGGCCCACTGCCCGGCGTGGGGCTGTGCCAAGACCGCCATGCACCAGCCGCAGAATCGTCTGCGCTTTGAGGCCGGTTTTCTGCCCCGCGCCTTGCGCGAGGAGCGTATCGACCTGTACATCAGCACCTTCAACATGGGCCTGCCCTTGCCGCCCAAACCGAAAGGCTTGCGCACCGTGGTACTGCTGCATGACCTGTTCCAGATCACCCTGGACAACTACCATGCCAACCGCTTGAAGGCGCTGATCTACAAGACCAGCGATCGCCTGTCGATTGCCTACGCGGTGCACAGCGCCGACCGCGTGTGGACGCCGTCGCAATACAGCGCCGATGAAACCGCACGGCTGTTTCCCAAGGCGGTGGGCAAGATTCGTGTGCTGCCCAATCAGGTCGATGGCTTTGCCGGGCTGGTGGCGGACCTGAGCCGGCATCAATTGCCCGAGCGCTACTGGCTGCTGGTGGGCACCCGTGAGTTGCGCAAGAACGTGCCGTTTTTGGTGGACGCCTGGCAGCAGGCGCGGCGCCAATCCCCTTCGGTGCCGGAGTTGGTGCTGGTGGGCAGTTTGGAACACTTGCCCGAAGCCCAGCGCACATTGCCGGGGATTCGTGCGCTGAGCGGCGTGTCGGACGCCGAGTTGCAGGCGCTTTACCGCCAGGCGTCACGCCTGTGGCAGCCGTCCTATGCCGAAGGCTTTGGCCTGCCGGTGATCGAGGCCCTGAGCGTCGGTACGCCGGTGGCGGTGGCGAGCGGCACTTCGCTGGATGAAATCACCCCGCCGTCGGCCCCGCGCTTTTCGCCCATCGATGGCCCGGCGCTGGTGCAATTGATGCTCAGCCTGGGCGCGCGGCCGGATGAAGACTGCGCCGAGCAACGGCGCCTGTGGGCGCAACGTTTCAACCATCATGCCTATCGCCAGCGCCTGGCCGAACTGATCGAGGAACTTCAGTGA
- a CDS encoding glycosyltransferase family 4 protein yields MRILWILPYSPWPATSGGKTRQFHLLRSLAARGHRITLLLHDKHPVSLADRQVLEAFVEQLIILPRRPLRSLKTLVAGLFAPYPLLASVNGLAGELQDTFNWLLGEQWDVVQIEHSYSFQPYEDALARKSQPFVLTEHNVESALGAATYDRLPRWSLPFIRYDQWRYARWERRVMRQAAQVVAVTQNDAHVLEKIAGKPVPVVVNGVDCDHFAAAHPDPSTRRVLFLGNYEYAPNVDAIEWALDEILPKVWARCADARMSVCGFGMPGNWRERWKDPRIEWQGFVPNLLDLQSSCSVFLAPLRHGGGSKLKVLEALAAGLPLASTEQGVSGLDLVEGLDYLGGQSPADLADAVVRLLQCPEAAAPMGEAGRAYVRRAHDWSVAASQLEQVYATLVPLSQREPVCV; encoded by the coding sequence ATGCGCATTTTATGGATCCTGCCCTACTCGCCCTGGCCCGCCACCAGCGGCGGCAAGACGCGCCAGTTCCACCTGCTGCGCAGCCTGGCCGCGCGCGGGCATCGGATCACCTTGCTGCTGCATGACAAGCACCCGGTATCCCTCGCCGACCGCCAGGTGCTGGAGGCGTTTGTCGAACAGTTGATCATCCTGCCGCGCCGCCCGTTGCGCAGCCTCAAGACCCTGGTGGCGGGGCTGTTTGCACCCTACCCGCTGCTGGCCAGCGTGAATGGGCTGGCGGGCGAGTTGCAGGACACCTTCAACTGGTTGCTGGGTGAGCAGTGGGACGTGGTGCAGATCGAGCACAGCTACAGTTTCCAGCCTTACGAAGATGCGCTGGCGCGTAAATCACAGCCCTTTGTGCTGACCGAACACAATGTGGAGTCGGCCCTGGGCGCGGCCACCTACGACCGTTTGCCGCGTTGGTCGCTGCCGTTCATTCGCTACGATCAATGGCGCTATGCCCGCTGGGAACGCCGGGTGATGCGCCAGGCCGCGCAGGTGGTGGCGGTCACTCAAAACGATGCGCACGTCCTGGAAAAAATCGCCGGCAAACCCGTACCGGTGGTGGTCAATGGCGTGGACTGCGATCACTTCGCCGCCGCCCATCCCGACCCGTCGACACGCCGCGTGCTGTTCCTCGGCAACTATGAATACGCGCCGAACGTGGACGCCATCGAATGGGCCCTGGATGAAATCCTGCCCAAAGTCTGGGCGCGCTGTGCGGATGCGCGCATGAGCGTGTGCGGCTTCGGCATGCCCGGCAACTGGCGCGAGCGTTGGAAAGACCCGCGTATCGAGTGGCAAGGCTTCGTGCCCAACCTGCTCGACCTGCAATCGAGCTGTTCGGTGTTCCTGGCGCCGTTGCGCCACGGCGGCGGCTCCAAGCTCAAGGTGCTCGAAGCCCTGGCCGCCGGCCTGCCGCTGGCCAGCACCGAACAAGGCGTGTCGGGGTTGGACCTGGTGGAAGGCCTGGACTACCTCGGTGGGCAAAGTCCCGCCGACCTGGCCGATGCCGTGGTGCGCCTGCTGCAATGCCCTGAAGCCGCCGCCCCGATGGGTGAGGCCGGCCGCGCCTACGTACGCCGCGCCCATGACTGGAGCGTCGCCGCCAGCCAACTGGAGCAGGTGTACGCCACCCTCGTGCCGCTGAGCCAGAGGGAGCCCGTATGCGTATAG
- a CDS encoding GH39 family glycosyl hydrolase, with product MARKRTYVATLVVVAALGLTAFLWGRQADAESHVLKGNKTVVWKDFLGVNAQFLWFAPERYQKQIDRLKALGLEWVRLDLHWDQLEPVEGQYQIATLDQLVGKLQDNQLKSVFYLVGSAPFATTAPVGAPYQDQYPPKDPNVFANRMALLAQRYPSVDAWQVWNEPNLLGFWRPAADPAGYAALLTTTAAALRAMSPSKPVVAAGMAFFSEMPNGQSMFDALGALGVASLNTVVSYHPYTQLPEGNDPANLDFIARTTALNQALRNGGVQTLWSTEWGWSTYTGPKDAQDIITPQAQADYVVRRLALMSALDYDRIFLFTLSDLDQRASVRDQSYGLLDIDANPKPVYTALKNFLDVSGPTLTPGDPPSADQLPDGLFSIGWTRADGRKLWFFWAAGGGNAHLPNLASATLYDPLRGTQTPVSGTHGLTVMVKPNLQILLWE from the coding sequence ATGGCGCGTAAACGCACCTACGTCGCCACCCTGGTCGTGGTCGCCGCCCTGGGCCTGACCGCGTTTTTGTGGGGGCGCCAGGCCGATGCCGAGAGCCATGTGCTCAAGGGCAACAAAACCGTGGTGTGGAAAGATTTCCTCGGGGTGAACGCGCAGTTCCTGTGGTTCGCCCCTGAGCGCTATCAGAAGCAGATCGACCGTCTCAAGGCGCTGGGCCTGGAGTGGGTACGCCTGGATTTGCATTGGGACCAGCTGGAGCCGGTCGAAGGGCAGTACCAGATTGCGACGCTGGATCAGTTGGTGGGCAAACTGCAGGACAACCAGCTCAAGTCTGTGTTCTACCTGGTCGGGTCGGCGCCGTTCGCCACCACTGCGCCGGTGGGTGCGCCGTATCAGGACCAGTACCCGCCGAAAGACCCGAACGTGTTCGCCAACCGCATGGCGCTGTTGGCACAGCGCTACCCCAGTGTCGACGCCTGGCAGGTGTGGAACGAACCGAACCTGCTAGGCTTCTGGCGCCCGGCAGCCGACCCGGCCGGCTACGCCGCACTGCTGACCACCACCGCCGCCGCGTTGCGCGCAATGAGCCCGAGCAAACCGGTGGTGGCCGCCGGCATGGCATTCTTCAGCGAAATGCCCAACGGCCAGAGCATGTTCGATGCCCTCGGCGCCCTGGGCGTGGCCAGCCTCAATACCGTCGTCTCGTACCACCCTTATACCCAATTGCCCGAAGGCAACGACCCGGCCAACCTGGACTTTATCGCCAGGACCACCGCGCTCAACCAGGCCCTGCGCAACGGCGGCGTGCAGACCCTGTGGAGCACCGAGTGGGGCTGGTCGACCTACACAGGTCCCAAAGACGCCCAGGACATCATCACCCCACAGGCCCAGGCCGATTACGTGGTGCGCCGCCTGGCGCTGATGAGTGCGCTGGATTACGACCGGATCTTCCTGTTTACCCTCAGTGATCTGGACCAGCGCGCCAGTGTGCGTGATCAGTCTTACGGTTTGCTCGACATCGACGCCAACCCCAAGCCGGTCTACACCGCGCTGAAAAATTTCCTCGACGTCAGCGGTCCGACGCTCACCCCCGGCGACCCGCCCAGCGCCGATCAGTTGCCCGACGGCCTGTTCAGCATCGGCTGGACCCGCGCCGACGGGCGCAAGCTATGGTTCTTCTGGGCGGCCGGGGGCGGCAACGCACACCTGCCCAACCTGGCCAGCGCCACCCTGTATGACCCGCTGCGCGGTACGCAAACCCCGGTAAGCGGCACCCACGGGCTGACCGTCATGGTCAAGCCGAACCTGCAAATTCTGTTATGGGAGTGA
- a CDS encoding glycosyltransferase, with product MRVALLAPLPPEKNGIADYANHFRTALEQLEVTVLTPLAGVAGNSEAIKQAIGGFDWHSVDLVHAELGGGRLGEFLALRELRKAYPALPLTATVHDPERIVWRRERLPFPLNLLERLPSPMPQAAVVLADPLTLREERQVAAGLTRLITLTRLGAECLGQRMQLPTGKAAVINHANLAIPSAPLPPLDTLRLLYFGFIYRGKGIEDLLEALAGVFKQAPELRERVRLTLAGGTAAEMAFGAGGNYLEQLNRQIAELGLADAIDWRLNLPAEEIAQTIQAHHVMVLPYRESKKLGLLGRQRGTSGALSWAAACGRGAITSDARAFAEEVASGNGAIYPEGDVDALSEQLLRLARTPLLARDWAERAGEIGRERLWPLTAQKFKALFEQTIEGSRHGA from the coding sequence ATGCGCGTCGCCCTGCTCGCCCCGTTGCCACCGGAAAAAAATGGCATCGCCGACTACGCGAACCATTTCCGCACGGCACTGGAACAACTGGAGGTGACGGTGCTGACGCCGTTGGCCGGGGTGGCGGGCAACAGCGAGGCAATCAAACAGGCCATCGGTGGGTTCGACTGGCACAGCGTGGACCTGGTCCACGCCGAGCTGGGCGGTGGACGGCTGGGGGAGTTCCTGGCCCTGCGCGAATTGCGCAAGGCCTACCCGGCACTGCCCTTGACCGCCACGGTGCATGATCCGGAACGCATCGTCTGGCGGCGTGAGCGGTTGCCATTCCCGTTGAACCTGCTGGAGCGCTTGCCCAGCCCGATGCCACAGGCGGCAGTGGTGCTGGCGGATCCGCTGACCTTGCGTGAAGAGCGCCAGGTCGCCGCCGGGTTGACCCGTTTGATCACCCTCACCCGCCTGGGCGCCGAGTGCCTGGGCCAACGCATGCAACTGCCGACGGGGAAAGCCGCGGTGATCAACCATGCAAACCTGGCGATTCCATCGGCGCCGTTGCCGCCCCTGGATACGCTGCGCCTGCTGTACTTCGGGTTTATATACCGGGGTAAAGGCATCGAAGACCTGTTAGAGGCCCTGGCCGGCGTGTTCAAGCAGGCCCCCGAATTGCGTGAGCGTGTGCGCCTGACCCTGGCCGGTGGCACCGCCGCCGAAATGGCGTTTGGCGCAGGCGGCAACTACCTGGAGCAGTTGAACCGCCAGATCGCTGAACTCGGCCTGGCGGATGCCATCGACTGGCGGCTGAACCTGCCGGCTGAAGAGATTGCCCAGACCATCCAGGCCCACCATGTGATGGTGCTGCCCTATCGCGAATCGAAAAAACTCGGCCTGCTCGGGCGCCAGCGCGGTACCAGTGGCGCGCTGTCCTGGGCTGCCGCCTGCGGGCGTGGGGCGATCACGTCTGACGCTCGCGCGTTTGCCGAGGAAGTCGCCAGCGGCAATGGCGCTATCTACCCCGAAGGCGATGTGGATGCCCTCAGCGAGCAACTGCTGCGCCTGGCACGCACGCCGCTGCTGGCCCGGGACTGGGCCGAACGCGCCGGCGAAATCGGCCGCGAACGCTTGTGGCCGTTGACCGCGCAGAAGTTCAAGGCGCTGTTTGAGCAAACCATCGAGGGCAGCCGCCATGGCGCGTAA
- a CDS encoding GumC family protein produces the protein MIEIRSFRDLLRLFFIFRHEFKLAAIAALVIILLGAFLLPAKYESTARLLVKPGRDSTLPIEISNRQALVMPSTQRDPIVDEERLLTGRPIVRAVAEHYLEVISNAPPPEGFWKRTKYYVKSGIGAVFDGIRVVLETVGVVEKTTPVERLAAGLEKNFEVSHAAGSTVMDITFTWGDPEIAQAVVKDWVETYVNERTQALGRKSLYVFYEGQVATSATEIQSYKQQILTHLNQIGAASITDRLEDLSERINVLRGETFNTTRLIASSDSAIQSTRTQLKSQPKEVTTVRQIALNPQQQDLRRLLNQKLLEKADMMRTYTDNAPPVKALDASIRAMQAHVASESNTVQSSENRAPNTLEIHLQRVLLDESSNNLALRTQLTQQQKQLANLEAQRKQALEIEPELTRLARELGAAERNYALYVDNLEKSRIDRELDNSQISNIAVIEEATLNPGRIFPKTLVMLVLAVPFALVVGLLVIYLCYLLDQRIHDGGLAERKFGLPLWTTLPELDTSTAQSTNAFNASIYRLYGLLQLERIAEQGLTLGLTSARHGEGVTFVVEQLRQLLQENSINVRVGGAEPAAPGEVVLLDASALLDNRDAFINLRRADLIGLVVEAQKSTVPVVEHALSILNTAFGKVDGIIINRRKFEVPAKVLKTIAKYRGAF, from the coding sequence ATGATCGAGATCCGTTCTTTTCGTGATCTGCTACGCCTGTTCTTCATCTTCCGCCACGAGTTCAAACTGGCCGCCATTGCGGCGCTGGTGATCATTCTGCTGGGGGCTTTCCTGCTGCCGGCCAAGTACGAATCCACGGCGCGCCTGCTGGTCAAGCCGGGGCGTGATTCGACCTTGCCCATCGAGATCAGCAATCGCCAGGCGCTGGTGATGCCCAGCACCCAGCGCGACCCGATTGTCGACGAAGAGCGCCTGCTCACCGGGCGCCCGATTGTGCGAGCGGTGGCCGAGCACTACCTGGAAGTGATCAGTAACGCACCGCCACCGGAAGGCTTCTGGAAGCGCACCAAGTACTACGTCAAGAGTGGCATAGGCGCGGTGTTCGATGGCATCCGCGTGGTACTGGAAACTGTCGGCGTGGTGGAAAAAACCACGCCGGTGGAACGCCTGGCGGCGGGCCTGGAAAAGAACTTCGAGGTAAGCCACGCGGCCGGTTCCACGGTGATGGACATCACTTTTACCTGGGGCGACCCGGAGATAGCCCAGGCGGTGGTCAAGGATTGGGTCGAGACCTATGTCAACGAACGCACCCAGGCCCTCGGGCGCAAGAGCCTGTACGTCTTCTATGAAGGCCAGGTCGCCACCAGCGCCACCGAGATCCAGAGCTACAAGCAACAGATCCTCACGCACCTGAACCAGATCGGCGCGGCGAGCATCACCGATCGCCTGGAAGACTTGTCCGAGCGCATCAACGTACTGCGGGGCGAAACGTTCAACACCACGCGCCTGATCGCCTCCTCCGACAGCGCCATCCAGAGCACCCGCACCCAGCTCAAGAGCCAGCCCAAGGAAGTCACCACGGTGCGCCAGATCGCACTGAACCCCCAGCAGCAGGACCTGCGCCGCCTGCTGAACCAGAAGCTGCTGGAAAAGGCCGACATGATGCGCACCTACACGGACAACGCGCCGCCGGTCAAAGCCCTGGATGCATCGATCCGCGCAATGCAGGCCCATGTCGCGAGTGAAAGCAACACCGTGCAAAGCTCGGAAAACCGCGCGCCCAATACCCTGGAAATCCACTTGCAGCGAGTACTGCTGGATGAGTCGAGCAACAACCTCGCGCTGCGTACCCAACTGACACAACAACAGAAACAACTGGCCAACCTCGAAGCCCAGCGCAAGCAAGCCCTGGAGATCGAACCGGAACTGACACGCCTCGCCCGGGAGCTGGGCGCCGCCGAACGCAACTACGCGTTGTATGTGGACAACCTGGAAAAATCACGCATTGACCGCGAACTGGATAACAGCCAGATCAGCAACATCGCGGTGATCGAAGAGGCCACCCTGAACCCCGGCCGTATCTTCCCCAAAACCCTGGTGATGCTGGTGCTGGCGGTCCCATTCGCCCTCGTCGTCGGCCTGCTGGTGATCTACCTGTGCTACCTGCTCGACCAGCGCATCCACGATGGCGGCCTGGCGGAACGCAAGTTCGGCCTGCCGCTGTGGACCACCTTGCCCGAGCTGGACACCAGCACCGCCCAAAGCACCAACGCATTCAATGCGAGCATCTACCGGCTGTACGGGTTGCTGCAGTTGGAGCGCATCGCCGAGCAGGGCCTGACCCTGGGGCTGACCTCGGCACGGCACGGCGAAGGGGTGACCTTTGTGGTGGAACAACTGCGTCAGTTGCTGCAGGAAAACAGTATCAACGTGCGTGTGGGCGGCGCCGAACCGGCGGCGCCAGGTGAAGTGGTGCTGCTGGACGCCTCGGCGCTGCTGGATAACCGCGATGCGTTTATCAACCTGCGTCGGGCAGACCTGATCGGGCTGGTGGTGGAAGCGCAGAAGAGCACGGTGCCGGTGGTGGAGCACGCGCTGTCGATCCTCAACACCGCGTTCGGCAAGGTCGACGGCATCATCATCAACCGGCGCAAATTCGAAGTGCCGGCCAAGGTGCTGAAAACCATCGCCAAGTACCGGGGGGCGTTCTGA
- a CDS encoding polysaccharide biosynthesis/export family protein yields the protein MKRSVLALAMLTLAACNTPARIEPPDSKTVEDGKRALDQLAQLPPAVERIRIGDQLRIVRDAGEMPTLSAFNVSTIYELTLYTVQTDGKINYPFLGPIQVAGRQPSELATQLTHELAATYREPRVTVNINQAPSNSVIVGGAVNNPTAVQIATANTLEQAIVGAGGVSPAGNASMVALLREDAQGAYRAYFLDFSQLLKTGANGRKPVRLQRGDVVFVPKSNVGERIQGVDTYMNQLIPFTKSIGVGYNYTRTSGGSN from the coding sequence ATGAAGCGAAGCGTGCTCGCCCTGGCCATGCTGACCCTGGCCGCCTGCAACACCCCGGCGCGTATCGAGCCACCGGACAGCAAGACCGTCGAGGACGGCAAGCGCGCCCTCGACCAACTGGCCCAGCTGCCACCGGCGGTGGAACGCATCCGTATCGGCGACCAGTTGCGCATCGTCCGCGATGCCGGCGAGATGCCGACGCTGTCGGCGTTCAACGTCAGCACCATCTACGAGCTGACGCTGTACACGGTGCAGACCGACGGCAAGATCAACTACCCGTTCCTGGGGCCGATCCAGGTTGCCGGGCGCCAGCCATCGGAGCTGGCCACCCAGTTGACCCACGAGCTCGCGGCGACCTACCGCGAACCCCGGGTGACGGTGAACATCAACCAGGCGCCGAGCAACTCGGTGATCGTCGGCGGTGCGGTGAATAACCCCACGGCGGTGCAGATCGCCACGGCCAACACCCTGGAGCAGGCGATTGTCGGCGCCGGCGGGGTCAGCCCGGCGGGCAACGCGAGCATGGTCGCGCTGCTGCGCGAAGATGCCCAGGGCGCCTATCGTGCTTACTTCCTGGACTTCAGCCAGCTCCTCAAGACCGGCGCCAACGGACGCAAGCCGGTGCGCCTGCAACGCGGCGATGTGGTGTTCGTGCCCAAGTCCAACGTCGGCGAGCGCATCCAGGGCGTGGACACCTACATGAACCAACTGATCCCGTTCACCAAGTCCATCGGGGTCGGCTACAACTACACGCGAACCAGCGGCGGCAGCAATTAA
- a CDS encoding glycosyltransferase family 2 protein, with amino-acid sequence MRTSLIIPTRNASNHLARLLPALKMQTLQPDEMLVVDSASSDDTVARFRAFGARVEVIDARDFNHGGTRRWASEQVGGDALIVMTQDAIPATPETFANLLDELQQDPLNGVAYGRQLPHPDAGVLGAQSRHFNYPEHSRSKSLADAPELGIKTCFSSDSFSVYRRSVLQAVGGFPADVIGSEDAFVAARMLLDGYKVRYAATALVHHSHDYKLMDEFHRYFDIGVFYGREPWIKQAFGDAGGEGKRYVLAELAALRKAGALHRVPEVLVRSVFKLLGYRLGHLERRLPLALKRRISMFPGYWR; translated from the coding sequence ATGCGCACTTCATTGATCATCCCCACCCGTAACGCCTCCAACCACCTGGCACGCCTGCTGCCCGCGCTGAAGATGCAAACCCTGCAACCTGACGAGATGCTGGTGGTGGACAGCGCCTCCAGCGATGACACCGTGGCGCGCTTTCGAGCGTTCGGCGCGCGGGTCGAGGTGATCGACGCCCGTGACTTCAACCACGGCGGCACCCGCCGCTGGGCCAGCGAACAGGTGGGTGGCGACGCACTGATCGTGATGACCCAGGACGCCATCCCCGCCACCCCCGAGACCTTTGCCAACCTGCTCGATGAATTGCAGCAGGACCCGCTCAACGGCGTCGCCTACGGGCGGCAATTGCCCCATCCCGATGCGGGCGTGCTGGGCGCGCAATCGCGGCACTTCAACTACCCGGAACACAGTCGCAGCAAAAGCCTGGCCGATGCACCGGAGCTTGGGATCAAGACCTGCTTCAGCTCCGACTCGTTTTCGGTATACCGGCGCAGTGTGTTGCAGGCCGTCGGTGGCTTCCCTGCCGACGTGATCGGCAGCGAAGACGCCTTTGTGGCCGCACGCATGCTGCTCGACGGCTACAAGGTGCGCTACGCCGCCACCGCGCTGGTGCATCACTCCCACGATTACAAACTCATGGACGAGTTTCACCGCTACTTCGACATTGGCGTGTTCTACGGCCGCGAGCCGTGGATCAAGCAGGCCTTTGGCGACGCGGGTGGCGAGGGCAAACGCTATGTGCTGGCCGAACTCGCGGCGCTGCGCAAAGCCGGCGCCTTGCACCGCGTGCCCGAGGTGCTGGTACGCAGCGTGTTCAAACTGCTCGGTTACCGCCTGGGCCATCTTGAACGCCGCCTGCCGCTCGCCCTCAAGCGGCGCATCAGCATGTTTCCCGGTTATTGGAGGTGA
- a CDS encoding mannose-1-phosphate guanylyltransferase/mannose-6-phosphate isomerase, with translation MKTLNGLIPCIVSGGSGTRLWPVSRQNMPKPFMRMRDGQSLLQKTFLRAAKLPGVESVLTVTNRDLLFRTLDDYRGVNNARLPLDLLLEPFGRNTAAAIAVAALHVQEHFGGDAQLLVMPADHLILNEVAFAEAVTQARDLAEAGYLVTFGIQPDHAETGFGYIEQGEALSQGYRVKRFVEKPDLATAQAYLDGGKHLWNAGMFCFKASTLVDELATHAPDVLEAARAALEHSQSLQNITSRQRELDADAFGSAPDISIDVALMEKSRQVAVVPCDIGWSDIGSWEALRQLTPSDAHGNQVNGEAILHDVHNCYIDSPKRVLGAVGVHDLIIVDTPDALLIADAHRSQDVRYIVAELKRQNHPAYSLHRTVTRPWGTYTVLEESSRFKIKRIVVKPLASLSLQMHHHRSEHWVVVSGAAQITNGDREFLINANESTYIPAGHKHRLTNPGIIDLVMIEVQSGEYLGEDDIVRFDDIYGRAPAEAKK, from the coding sequence ATGAAGACCCTCAACGGATTAATTCCCTGCATCGTTTCCGGTGGTTCGGGCACTCGACTGTGGCCGGTGTCGCGGCAGAACATGCCCAAGCCCTTCATGCGCATGCGCGATGGTCAGAGCCTGCTGCAAAAAACCTTCCTGCGCGCGGCCAAACTGCCCGGCGTGGAAAGCGTGCTCACGGTGACCAACCGCGACCTGTTGTTTCGTACCCTCGATGACTACCGCGGAGTGAACAACGCCCGCCTGCCCCTGGACCTACTGCTGGAACCGTTCGGGCGCAACACGGCGGCGGCCATCGCCGTGGCGGCCCTGCATGTGCAGGAGCATTTCGGCGGCGACGCACAGTTGCTCGTGATGCCCGCCGACCACCTGATCCTCAATGAAGTGGCGTTCGCCGAGGCCGTGACCCAGGCCCGCGACCTGGCCGAAGCCGGCTACCTGGTGACGTTCGGCATCCAGCCCGACCACGCGGAAACCGGTTTTGGCTATATCGAGCAAGGCGAGGCGCTGAGCCAGGGCTACCGGGTCAAACGCTTCGTCGAGAAACCCGACCTGGCCACCGCCCAGGCCTATCTGGACGGCGGCAAGCACCTGTGGAACGCCGGCATGTTCTGCTTCAAGGCCAGCACCCTGGTGGATGAGCTCGCCACCCATGCACCTGACGTGCTGGAGGCCGCACGCGCCGCGCTGGAGCACAGCCAGAGCCTGCAGAACATAACCTCGCGTCAACGTGAACTGGATGCGGATGCGTTCGGCAGTGCGCCGGATATTTCCATCGACGTGGCCTTGATGGAAAAGTCCCGGCAAGTGGCCGTGGTGCCCTGTGACATTGGCTGGAGCGACATCGGGTCCTGGGAAGCGCTGCGCCAGCTCACCCCCAGCGATGCCCATGGCAACCAGGTCAATGGCGAAGCGATTTTGCATGACGTGCACAACTGCTACATCGACTCGCCCAAGCGCGTGTTGGGCGCCGTTGGGGTGCACGACCTGATCATCGTCGACACCCCCGACGCGCTGCTGATCGCCGACGCCCACCGCAGCCAGGATGTGCGCTACATCGTCGCCGAGCTCAAGCGCCAGAATCATCCGGCGTACAGCCTGCACCGCACGGTGACCCGGCCGTGGGGCACCTACACCGTGCTGGAGGAAAGCAGTCGCTTCAAGATCAAGCGCATCGTGGTCAAGCCCCTGGCCTCGCTGTCGTTGCAGATGCACCACCACCGCAGCGAACACTGGGTGGTGGTCAGCGGCGCGGCACAGATCACCAATGGCGACCGCGAATTCCTGATCAACGCCAACGAGTCCACCTACATTCCCGCCGGGCACAAACACCGGCTGACCAACCCCGGCATCATCGACCTGGTGATGATCGAAGTGCAGAGCGGCGAGTACCTGGGCGAAGACGACATCGTGCGCTTCGACGACATCTACGGCCGCGCGCCTGCCGAGGCGAAAAAATGA